AGCAGGAACCTTTGGATTCTCCTATTACTTTCCCTCACTTACATTATGTGGCAGACACCCTCTTCATAGCAAAGATTGATCATGTTAGCCAACACTTTCTTTTGAGGAACATGGAGTGGCCAATAGGAAGTCTCAGCTTCATACTGAATGATTGTGGCCTTTGTGGAGGAAGACATCCTAAATCAGCAAAGTCCagaattatggaaataaaaaggaaatacttatTTAGACGGTTTATTATTAGTTGTGATAGTCAGAGGAGCCGCTGACTCTCCCATTTGTGTTTCCTGCTCCCTTAGATTCTGGCTACAAGAGGAATGAATCCACTCTAGGAGGAATATTGGTGTCTTATTTGCTCAGAGCATATATTACAGGCTATTGGACTGTTATTCGATCTCTCAAAACGTTGTCTCCAGTAGTGTTGTCATTCTATCATTTTGTAAGACCAACTATTTATGGATGAGGAGGTACATGGAAACATAAGTAAACCCCATGAACATTAGATACTTACTTCCTGATTTCTTCTGCTATACAATGAAGAGATGGTGTTGTATGTGATACCATGATCTTGAACAAAGTATTTAGTGAGTCCGTGCCTGGTGGGACTGTGGCAAATGAGGAATACACATCCATGCAGAGAATGAGTATCTATTCCAGTAAGGACAAATTCTGTCCCTTCATGTTCAATGTAATCAGTTGCTACCAGATAGCAATTTGGTCCTCAGACAGTGATGCAGAATGCAAGCAAGACTCTGGTGTGCTGAGCAATATGATAGCCagaattaattttgttattaaacCTGTGTATCACTCTTTCTTTGCCACTGTGACCATATCGTCCATGAACCTAATCACTAGAGTGTTTAGAAAGAGGTTGACAGATATCCACAGGGGTATAATTTGCAACATGATTATTGAGAACTTCCTATGCAATGACTACCTTTTCTGAGCACTCACATGGGTCCAACTACTCTttcttgactctctctctctttttaatgaggCTCCACACCAtaatggagcccaatgcagggcttgaactcgtgaccctgagacgaagacctgagcagagatcaagagtcggatgcttaactgactgagccacccagatgcccgcaACTATGCCCTTATGCTGGGCCCATTTAGAGTTGCTCATCCTTCATTCAAACCTTGTTACCAATCATCTAATCTTATTCTTCCAAACGCCTGGACCTTGCATCACAAGACTAATTGCTTAAAATCCTACATATTGGaaaattctccctttctccattgTCCTCCAAGGCCATTCTTGAGTGAAATTGAAATGGCATAGCATTCCATTTCTCACTGGCACCATAAATCAGGCTTGATTTTCCTCCTCAGTCAACTGATCATATGAACTCTCAGAAGTTTGGGACACCAATATGGTAGGAGTAACTATGCTGGAAGTATGGGCCTCTGGTAAATAAGTTATATCTTAAAGATTTGTTCAAACCTATTTCTGTTTATATCATATCCGTTTGATGAtggactgatgcagggcttgccTGAATTTATGGCTCCGTGGATTAGACAACTCCCATTTCATGATGTCAGTGTTCATGGATTCGTGGCATTCGGGTATGTTGAGAAAgagctgttttttaaatttttttaatttattttttattttttaattattttcctcccatttttttaagaaagagagaaggagagaaagagtgagggggatagggagagagagaatctaaacagattccatgcccagcatggagcccaacatgggggtctATCTCACAGTTctcagatcatggcctgagccaaaatcacgagtcagatgcttaactgactgagccaacggTCACCTCATAGAaagagctgtttttaaaaaagagaaaggaacatgaCTTTCCTACCAATCTCTGAAGGTTTGCAACTATGATTCTCCTAACACTTCTTTCTGCAAGCTTCATTTAGCAACTTGATCAATTACAAATCAAACATCATTGGATCTGAGGTATCTCAAAAGCCAAATGGCTGAGTTGGGCCAGCTGGAGAACCTTCTCTTGCTCTGGACTCCTTTTAAATTGTCAGCCTTATGGTCACTTAATCATCACTTCTGGTATTTTCTGCTAATCGGGATAGAGAAAAATGCATTAGACAGATCAGTATCTGCATGCGAGGTGCCAGAGGCTGTATTGATTTGCTTCACTAAGAAGACTACATCTGGAATACTAGCTGCAATTGAGGTCAAACCTAATTAAGCTTAGAATAAGCCACTATAATTCTCCAAGATCCATCCATCTTCTGCACAGATTACATAGGCAAACAAAATGGGATTGTGATAGTGTTGATTTTCCAAGTCTTGGTAGCATTAATCTTTGTATTCTTACAGGAACTATTATTGTCTTTGGTTTACTATTTGTATATGGAGGAAAGCTCCAGGAGCTTCCCTTTGACTGAACTCAGGAACTAGGGAAAGAACTAACATGGGTTCATATATCCATTGAACCACCGTTAGGTGGTCCAGGCCTAAACTCTGCTATCAGCTCCCCTTCAGCCTTGGTCCACAATTGTGTTACGAGGTCCCAGGAATTAATGATAACTCAGAATAATGCAGTCTAATGATGCCATAAAGGTCTATATATCTCCTGTTTCCTACTGCACAGTTACAATGGCACAGGACCACTGTTTCCTTTGGGGAAGACCAGGAAGGATATTTGAAACACACACTATTATTGCAAGCTCTTTGCTTGGGGGTTGCTAAGGTTGTCCCTTTTTTCAGGGAATTCTGGCTCAATTCTGAGATCAAGTTCTCAGAATTGGATCAGATGATGATCCTTTGTCATGCTGATGGAAGTCAAGTTTCTATTCACCCGTTTGAGTTTTTCAAGACTTGGGCCAAGTTGGACTTTAGTTAGCTGTCTTAAAGACCACAGGGTAGAGACCCTTATGGGATCAAACCATTCTGACTGTCTTTTCAACCATGTGGCCTAGCATGCTCGCTTTGCCTCTGGTGTTTGTGCCAGCCTATCAACACCACTCAGATCAGAAAGCCCTTTTCAGTGGCAGCGTCTTGCATTTTCACTTCTAGCTTAGAGTACAGCCACTACAGTGATTTTCAAAGATTCTGTCATCCCTCTCATCAAAGTATTTCTCAATGCTTTGGTAAGGGAGTGTTTTTTGAACACTCTCAAAGGTGGGTGAGTGGATGAATTACAACAAATTTACTCCAGCATTCTTTGCCCcttacctttttttctccttacatTGTATTAAGGAATTACATGACTATTGACTTTATTTACAAAGTCAGTAGGCCACCACTGAGTCAAGAGTTCTGTCAGCCATTTAGAACCACTCCCAGATGCCTGAGTGAgcccatttatttcatttattatttttaaaaatttatttatttatttatttatttatttatttatttatttatttctggtgaAAACCTTGTATTCTTCTTCATGGTTCAAGCTTGTTTCGAGAAAGtgcaacattttaatttatggttTGGAATAGACTTTCAGCTGTATTAAACGATGGAGAGATGAATTGGTTACCTTACCAAAGTTAAATCAAGAAGATTCAAGTCAAAAGGTTAAATCACAGGTATTTCCTACCGCACCAAAAACCAGCTTTTCAGTACTTGGTGCCAGAGGCAAGAACTCCAACAGGGAAGTGCCTCAGGTCAGGAAGTGAGCAGAGCCTACCTGCAGAGCAAAAGGCCTAGAAGTTTCCACAACCTGGTTTTACCCATTTGGTAAGCTCCCTTAGAAAATAGGGACAATGGATTACAATATCGTACGTGTCTTTGACTTGTGTTTTCCTAAACATCTCACACAGTAAATTACTACCCTGAACTTAGTATATTCAATGTAGGGGTCAGATAGGCAAACACTAGTTCAATTTCTCAGGGTTGTGGGCCGCTCCCATCTGAAGAATCTAGGAACCCAATCTCCATCTGGAATATTCCTTGTGATCCCTACAGACCAAGAGCCCAAACTCACAACTTAGAGggataaaaccaaacaaaaagcgTACGGAAAGAATCCATGGCATAAAGGGAAGCAACTTCAAGGCACAGGTTAGGCACGCTGCCAAGGGCTGAGTAAATGTCTTCAATGTGAAGATCTTACCCCTCTTTCCACTAGTAAGCAGTGGGAACAATTGAAGCTGGAATCCTAGTCCATATCTGTCCCTCTCAGGGTTACCAGAAAAACTTCAGTCCTGGTTAACAACCCTACTGTTACATGTTATAAGTATCCAAGAGATCTAAATAAGACTGTGCAGTTTTGAAGATAGAAGGCACTTTCTGGTTTGCAGTGTGGAGAAAATGATTATCCATCACTGAGCGCCAGAAACTGCAGTCATCAGCACAGTGCTATGGCATGCAATGTCAGCTCACAAAACACCTCTCTCTCCCTAGTCAGAGGCAGACAAATAGTGGTAGCACTAGGGTTTATTAAGTTGTGGCTTAGTACAGGAACTGGGGCTTGCCCATGGTGCTGCTCTTGATGTATAAAGCCTGGACATTCCACCAATTCTTCTTGAGCAATGACACCAGGAAATTGACAGCTAAGTAGATGTTGTACACAAGCTCATCATCTGTCATCTTCACATGGCCAACGGCCACTGCCAGACACAGCAACTTCTTCATCTGGAATTTGATCATGGACTTCACTTCATCCACTTTGGCCACCATGTCCTCATTGTGGGTCAGCAAGGAAGGGACCTTGCCAGGCCTGGGCCCAGGATTTGTAGGAGCTCCTTAATCAGAGATCCTGAAGCCAGAAGGGCATCATACTTCTTGGCCAGCttcttaactaattttttttgaTTCTTGTTGAGTTTCTTCAGTCTCCATGTGGGGAACATCCACAGGCTTGGCTTCATCACGGTGCTGCTGGTCCCCCAAAACACAGATGGTGAacttggggtggggagtggactTAAGCCTGACAGTGCTCCAGAAGCATTTGTCCTTCTGAGCGTCATTGTTCTTCAAGATGATCTGAAACTCCACCATCTCCAAAAACTTTAGGCACGTGCACTGGTTCCCATGAAGGACTTTCTTCACCACCTCATACTGGGTGTCATGGGAGACTTTGCTGCTCATGGTGCCACATGCCATAATAACTGGAAAAGAGAGTTGTGAACCCATTCTGGTAAATAAACTCATATCACTAAATTCAGCTGCAAAATCTCTTCGTTCTTTGAGTGTGCCCCCTCTTTTATCAGTTATTCTGTAAATGATGCCCCAAGGGCTTGTTGATGCCCCTGACTCTAGTTGTAGGCTTGGAGCCTCTGAGAAGTAGTATATTCAGGCAGGGGAATAATTGGTATTTCTGTGATGATATCTACCTTAGATGATGTCTTTCTTGGTTGTTCTACTGGACAGGACCAGCGTCATCAGATAGAGAAAGAGGGGCTCCTTCCACtggcaataaatttctgttggcaGATTTGGGAGGTTAGATGTCCTCAGAATCATTCAAATTCTCTCAAATGTAACCATTTCTATTCTCAACATCTTATTCTTTCCAAATCAGTGCTCTAACTTGTACACAAGAGATCCAATCAGGTTGTTTATTCCATCTATGTTGAATTTTGGGCATCCCACAGAATTGGACTCGGCATCTAATTTTTGTAGCCGCTGTCTTTCAAGTTAGTTATAGAAACTGACTCCCTGGCTATGTCTTGAGTAGAGAATTTAAATCCTCaacttgtcattttattttttaaacttgtcaATATAGTTGGAAGTAGACAATTATTttggttatctattgctgtgtaacaaaccacttcaaaacttagtgacttaaaataatAACCCAATCATTatctctcacagttttgtggaTTGACTGTATTTAGTGGTGACTGCTAAGATGACAAACATCAGAGGGACAACAGAACCTGGGACATTCAAGACAGATAACCAAAATGGCTGGTAGTTGATGCTGGATGTTGGTTGGAAATTTGGGTGGGGTTATCAGCTAAGGGTACCTTGGTTCTACTCCCCAGTAGTCTGTCTCACGGCTGCTTGGGCTTCCCCACAGCATGGCAGCTAAATCCCAAAAGGGAGTATTCTAAGTGATAAAAGCAGATACTGCAGATCTAAAGCCCTGCCTCTGAAGTTAGTTACAAGGattaattttgtctttctctactcACTGAATCAAATAATAGGGATGGCCTATGTtcaagggaaagggaaggaacagaTGGATGAGTGACAAAAAAATCTGTGACCATCTTTAATCCACCATACCGATCCACTTCCCATATAGCAGCAGCCACTTGGTCCTCCAATGCCTACACGAGTTCCACCTTCTAATGCTAACTAAATCTGCattgatttcaaactataatcAATCTCACATTCCCATCTTCTTGAAGATTGATTGCCTATAATCACTTACTGTATTACTTAGGATCCTTAATTGCAGACCAAATAATGCACTCTAACTAGTTTAAGCAGAAAAGGATTTATTATAGGCCATTAAGTCACTTACAAGAATGTCTAGGAGGGccagagaaacaaaattgaatGCTATGCAAGTAGGAGCAAATAAGCCATTGCATACTTCCAGTGGGAACCTTGATGCTGCTAACACTTGCCACTCGGGATCTAGGGGTCAGAGGGTAGACCTAGAACCACtccacagaagaatgaaacaccACTGCCAGTGAGTTTGCCAAAGGACGTTACAGCTGTGGTCTCATGGATTTCACTTCTGCTTTCCAActgttttccagcttctagatCAAGGTTCCTAACTTTGACATTATTGAGATTTTAGGCCAGATGCTTTGTTGGGGGAGAGAAAACATCCTGTAtattgtaagatgtttagcaacatccctggcctttatccactagatgccaatagcactGGCCAGCACCTCTTCACTCTCCTTCAGGTTGTGATAGTCGATAACATTTCTTGTTACTGCCAAATGTCCCCCTGGGGAGTGGCTGAATCACCCTCTGCTGAGAATACCACTCTTGGGATCATAAAGGCATGATAGAGAGAAGTAAAAATGGGACTAAGTACTGCCACAAACAGATTAGTGGCAGGGTAgtttaggagaaaaagaaattccacGATATCTCGAGGATCAgtgttacaaataaaaatatcatttgagaTATACTCATACCTATTACCAAAGTGGATTGAAAAGATCCAACCAGGCTGTGGTGAATGAGACAGTCAGTGGTAAATCCCAGGCCGTTTTTTTCCCGATGATGTTGACAATTAGAGTTTGGAATAAGAAAAGCTCTTTGAATGTGGCCGCCTTCAGATAAAACTCACTTTACAGCTCCCTTGTTCGAGGTTCTGGCAATCTGGCAGAATGGTTCTTATTGTGCCGGCGAGGGCAAGGTGCTATTAATCTGTCTGCATTTCTCACTACACAACCAGCTTAAAAACCCTAACACGACTCCAGAAGCGCAATATTAATACCAGTGTCATCTGACACTTTTTCACGTTCTGTTCTTCACAACTTTTATTCCTCGAATCCAAGTtctactgtgtttatttttaaaaagtgacaaggGGGAAACTGGGAAagtagaggaggaagggaagagtctCTACATTACTGTGGATAAGGAGTTTTTATTCTGTGCAGCTATAAGGATGTCAGTCTCATGGGAAATTGCTTTTGATACAGAATCCCTGGAGAGACAGATGTGGAAGAGACAGTACTGCTATGTTGTGGGGACAGCAGATGGTGAGGGTACAGTTGGTCAGCCAGCTCTAATCTTTACATTAAAACAAGTATTGTGATGGGATAGAAAATTGAGTTAGCAGGTTTTAATCTGCTAATTCCTGATACATTGGTTGGTGCTGgtatatttattaagcacttaccatGAGCTCAGTCCtatgaaagataaaaggaaaggagaagacatTGGCTTGCCATGAACAACCATTGTCAGTTATTCATCACTGTTTCCATTTAGCGAGAACTCACAACATGCCAAACATTGGTTGAACTACTTTACGTGCATtacttcattaaatgtttgaaataacCCTGTAGGggatatacttttattatttccattttacgtAGTAAAAATGTTGTGATCAAAGTCTCATAATTGAGCtacattttgaaatcaggtaTAGGTACCTAACCACTGTGTTTACTGTATAGGGAAGACACAAGAGGCTTAAACTCTCCTTAAATCGTTAGGTAGCAGTCTCCATAGTTTCCAGGTCTACTCCCACCAACCTCAAGTCCAGCACAAAGAGAGAGGCTCTCTTAATAACCCTATATTTCCCAATTGTCCCCACAAAGTCCCAACACTTAGTTATCTCGGATTGATTTCAGCCTTTTCTTGAACAGAGCACTGGTGGGGAGGGATCAAATTACAGTATTTGACCAAGTCCAATGGCGAACTGGATCTCCGCCCCAAAATCTAGCAACCTTGAGGCTCAATAAGGCAATGTAAGTTGGAGCCAGTCTGTGCTCCACTTTCCCTGCTTCTGGAGGTCAGTGGGGTTTAACGGAGAGCTGAGCTTTCCCCTCCAACCTCACGGCAAGGAGACTGAATGAGGCAGTGTGAAGCAGGGCTACTCAATACTCTGCTTTCTCCACCTGTCTTCTGAGCtgccaccctccccgccccccactggcATCAACAGGTAGAATGAGGTGGTGAGGGGCGGAGCTAACTGACACTTTACTCCCGCCCTTCATGAGTTGGGACCAGTAGGGAGCTGAACTTCTACCCCTTCCGGGAAATGCTATGTCAGCCCCCTGCGTTGTAGCCCTCACCCCCCATCGCATCAGTAGGGAGCTGAACTTACACTCCCACTTTGAGATAATAAGTTGGATTGAGTCGGTGCACCACTTTTTCAAGAAAGATGTTAATGGGCTAAGGATGGGACTGAAGGCCTACCACATCTGTCTGCAACAAGGTGGTGTGATGGGAGTCTTGGCTCCACTTTTTAGAGGCGATGTCAGTGAAGTTCAGCAGGAAACGGAGCCGATACACCCAGCCTTCACATGACTTCAAAATAGGAGGACTTCCtgcttaaaaaatgaacattcaaTAGAATCCAGAGCCTCATACTATATCCAAAATGTGCaggatacaataaaaaaatcactcCTCATACCAAGAAACAAGAACATCGCAAGTTGAATGAGAAAAGACCATCAAAGATGCTAACACCAAGGTTAATCAGAATGGTCTGGCAAGGATATTCAAGCAGCTGTCTTAAAAATGCTTCAGCAAGTGATTATGAATTCttttgaaacaaaggaaaaagtacaAACTCTCAGCAAGGgagaaaagttataaaaagaacaaagtggacattataaacttaaaaataaagtaactgaagttaaaaattcactgaatgaggggcgcctgggtggctcagtcggttaagcttccgacttgggcttaggtcatgatctcgtggtccatgggttccagccccactttgggctctgtgctgacagttcagagcctggagcctgcttcggattctgtgtctccctctctctctctctgaccctccccggctctctctcacacacattctctctctttctctcaaaaataaataaacatttaacaaaatttttaaaaaattaactggatGAGTTCAATGCTGgagcagaaatgagagaggatTGAACCAGTAGACTTGGGGATATACCAATACGGTTTGCCCAACTTAAATAACAGAGAataatgtctcttcatgtcttctcccctttttttaaactggattatttggtttctaggtgttgaattttagaagttctttatatatt
The Lynx canadensis isolate LIC74 chromosome E2, mLynCan4.pri.v2, whole genome shotgun sequence genome window above contains:
- the LOC115503318 gene encoding LOW QUALITY PROTEIN: 60S ribosomal protein L10a-like (The sequence of the model RefSeq protein was modified relative to this genomic sequence to represent the inferred CDS: inserted 3 bases in 2 codons), which encodes MSSKVSHDTQYEVVKKVLHGNQCTCLKFLEMVEFQIILKNNDAQKDKCFWSTVRLKSTPHPKFTICVLGDQQHRDEAKPVDVPHMEXLKKLNKNQKKLVKKLAKKYDALLASGSLIKELLQILGPGXGKVPSLLTHNEDMVAKVDEVKSMIKFQMKKLLCLAVAVGHVKMTDDELVYNIYLAVNFLVSLLKKNWWNVQALYIKSSTMGKPQFLY